In Macaca nemestrina isolate mMacNem1 chromosome 11, mMacNem.hap1, whole genome shotgun sequence, a single window of DNA contains:
- the LOC105473977 gene encoding transmembrane 4 L6 family member 20: MTCCEGWTSCNGFSLLVLLLLGVVLNAIPLIVSLIEEDRSSQNPISCFEWWFPGIIGAGLMAIPATTMSLTARKRACCNNRTGMFLSSLFSVITVIGALYCMLISIQALLEGPLMCNSQGNSTANCEFSLKNISDIRLEDFNLRWFFNDSCVPPAGSKNPTSNDVTASGWRASSLHFNSEENQHRLIHFSVFLGLLLVGILEVLFGLSQIVIGFLGCLCGVSKRRSQIV; the protein is encoded by the exons ATGACCTGCTGCGAGGGATGGACATCCTGCAATGGATTCAGCCTGCTGGTTCTACTGCTGTTAGGAGTAGTTCTCAATGCGATACCTCTAATTGTCAGCTTAATTGAGGAAGACCGATCTtctcaaaaccccatctcttgcTTTGAGTGGTGGTTCCCAGGAATTATAGGAGCAGGTCTGATG GCCATTCCAGCAACAACAATGTCCTTGACAGCAAGGAAAAGAGCATGCTGCAACAACAGAACTGGA atgtttctttcatcacttttcaGTGTAATCACAGTCATTGGTGCTCTGTATTGCATGCTGATATCCATCCAGGCTCTCTTAGAAGGTCCCCTCATGTGTAATTCTCAAGGCAACAGTACTGCCAATTGTGAATTTTCATTGAAAAACATCAG TGACATTCGCCTGGAAGACTTCAACTTGCGGTGGTTTTTCAATGACTCTTGTGTGCCTCCCGCTGGCTCCAAAAACCCCACCAGCAATGACGTCACGGCCAGCGGCTGGAGAGCATCTAGTCTGCACTTCAATTCTGAAGAAAACCAACACAGGCTCATCCACTTCTCAGTCTTTTTAGGTCTATTGCTTGTGGGAATTCTGGAGGTCCTGTTCGGGCTCAGTCAGATAGTCATTGGTTTCCTTGGCTGTCTGTGTGGAGTCTCTAAGCGAAGAAGTCAAATTgtgtag